The Lutra lutra chromosome 15, mLutLut1.2, whole genome shotgun sequence genome includes a region encoding these proteins:
- the DCST1 gene encoding E3 ubiquitin-protein ligase DCST1 isoform X1 translates to MAITLHQNGAKGERRKLPHTTVQKLLSWGLPVPCSRFLQRQPRTFPVAAFLLGASTGGLLAMGLFQLLVNPMDIYEGQKMVALYGVVGLGAVGWGTSPHIRCASLLLVPKMLGKEGRLFVLGYALAAIYEGPVANLRYNLNEVVASLGCTVELQVNNTRAAWRVSTAPLRAVFKDLLGSKNSLRAGTQNISKSFEELDAQVKSDAGFVPEDAPGSDPTARRRASQRALPPRRRSLSTQKMYELKTKLRCSYVVDQAIASCRRWFDRKHQQCVRRIWVPLFRDLLCLPMKFKFFCSIAKVTEVWCRRRIPVEGNFGQTYDSLNQSVHDLDGDFSATIELKEEKQAAVVGANTSWEHVSTELRDYVRQQEARLQWTLGLLHVLFSCTFLLVLHASFSYMDSYNRDIRFDNIYISTYFCQIDERRKQLGKRTLLPLRKAEEKTVIFPCDPSVQASEMRNLVRELVETVPVLLLLLLLCGLDWALYSMFDTIRHHSFLQYSFRSSHKLEVKVGGRSMLARLLRKTIGALNTSSETVMESNNMRERRPESGLPAPAPEPGRLGLRESGAPHRPAAVSLPAPSLCLQAPEGHRRLLLPQAGEEAGPVPLQRAPEEEGSVYAAEEGCHPEAGARAEGSAPPPDRRPAPPLPARAPLAAPPLRRVPGARDARGLRVPDAGLRGRVLPAVLGRRAAPVPGLHPARGALVLRLQRQQRRRHLRRVKARPVHPPLRDE, encoded by the exons ATGGCCATCACACTTCATCAGAATGgagcaaagggggaaagaaggaagctcCCCCACACCA cggtGCAGAAACTCCTGAGCTGGGGGCTGCCTGTCCCCTGCAGCCGTTTCCTGCAGCGACAGCCACGCACGTTTCCCGTTGCCGCCTTCCTGCTGGGCGCAAGCACCGGAGGGCTCCTGGCCATGG GTCTGTTTCAGCTCCTGGTGAACCCCATGGACATCTACGAGGGTCAGAAGATGGTGGCGTTGTACGGTGTGGTAG GCTTGGGAGCTGTGGGCTGGGGGACCTCCCCTCACATCCGCTGTGCCAGCCTCCTGTTAGTGCCCAAGATGCTGGGCAAAGAGGGCCGGCTCTTCGTGCTGGGGTACGCCTTGGCGGCCATCTACGAGG GACCCGTGGCCAACCTGCGCTACAACCTCAATGAGGTGGTCGCGTCGCTGGGCTGCACCGTGGAGCTGCAGGTCAACAACACCCGGGCGGCCTGGCGCGTCTCCACGGCCCCGCTGCGTGCAGTGTTCAAGGACCTGCTG ggcagcaaAAATTCACTGCGAGCCGGGACTCAGAACATCTCCAAGTCCTTCGAGGAGCTGGATGCCCAGGTGAAGAGTGACGCGGGGTTTGTGCCCGAGGATGCACCGGGCTCTGACCCCACGGCCCGCAGGCGGGCGAGCCAGCGAGCCCTTCCTCCCCGGCGGCGCTCACTGTCCACCCAGAAGATGTATGAGCTCAAGACCAAGCTGCGCTGCTCCT ACGTGGTGGACCAGGCCATTGCCAGCTGCCGCCGCTGGTTTGACCGGAAGCACCAGCAGTGCGTGCGGCGCATCTGGGTCCCGCTGTTCCGggacctgctctgcctgcctatgAAGTTCAAGTTCTTCTGCAGCATCGCCAAGG TGACGGAGGTTTGGTGTCGCCGCCGAATCCCCGTGGAGGGCAACTTCGGGCAGACCTACGACTCTCTCAACCAGTCTGTTCACGACCTGGACGGCGACTTCTCAGCCACTATTGAGCTCAAG gaggagaagcaggccgcGGTGGTGGGCGCCAACACCAGCTGGGAGCATGTGAGCACGGAGCTGCGGGACTACGTCCGCCAGCAGGAGGCCCGGCTGCAGTGGACGCTGGGGCTGCTGCACGTGCTCTTCTCCTGCACCTTCCTGCTGGTCCTACACGC GTCCTTCTCCTACATGGACAGTTACAACCGCGACATTCGCTTTGACAACATCTACATTAGCACCTACTTCTGCCAGATCGACGAGCGCAGGAAGCAGCTG GGCAAACGGACGCTGCTACCACTCCGCAAAGCCGAGGAGAAAACTGTCATCTTCCCCTGCGATCCCTCCGTGCAGGCCTCGGAAATGAGAAACCTGGTGAG GGAGCTGGTGGAGACGGTGCctgttctgctgctgctgctgctgctgtgcgGCCTGGACTGGGCCCTCTACTCCATGTTTGACACCATCCGCCACCACTCCTTCCTGCAGTACTCCTTCCGCA GCAGCCACAAACTGGAGGTGAAAGTCGGGGGGCGCTCCATGCTGGCCCGGCTGCTTCGGAAGACCATCGGAGCCCTGAACACGTCCTCGGAGACAGTGATGGAGTCAAACAACATGCGTGAGCGACGTCCAGAGTCCGG cctgcctgccccagcccctgagcCTGGACGCCTGGGCTTACGTGAGAGCGGCGCTCCCCATCGGCCTGCTGCTGTGTCTCTGCCTGCTCCAAGCCTTTGCCTACAGGCTCCGGAGGGTCATCGCCGCCTTCTACTTCCCCAAG CGGGAGAAGAAGCGGGTCCTGTTCCTCTACAACGAGCTCCTGAGGAAGAGGGCAGCGTTTACGCAGCTGAGGAGGGCTGCCATCCTGAGGCGGGCGCGAGAGCAGAAGGCTCCG CGCCCCCGCCTGACCGACGTCCTGCACCGCCGCTGCCCGCTCGCGCGCCGCTGGCTGCGCCGCCGCTGCGTCGTGTGCCAGGCGCCCGAGACGCCCGCGGCCTACGTGTGCCCGACGCCGGACTGCGCGGCCGTGTACTGCCGGCCGTGCTGGGACGACGTGCGGCGCCGGTGCCCGGCCTGCACCCCGCGCGAGGAGCTCTCGTCCTCCGCCTACAGCGACAGCAACGACGACGCCACCTACGCCGAGTGAAGGCGCGTCCTGTCCACCCGCCCCTGCGCGATGAATAA
- the DCST1 gene encoding E3 ubiquitin-protein ligase DCST1 isoform X2: protein MAITLHQNGAKGERRKLPHTTVQKLLSWGLPVPCSRFLQRQPRTFPVAAFLLGASTGGLLAMGLFQLLVNPMDIYEGQKMVALYGVVGLGAVGWGTSPHIRCASLLLVPKMLGKEGRLFVLGYALAAIYEGPVANLRYNLNEVVASLGCTVELQVNNTRAAWRVSTAPLRAVFKDLLGSKNSLRAGTQNISKSFEELDAQVKSDAGFVPEDAPGSDPTARRRASQRALPPRRRSLSTQKMYELKTKLRCSYVVDQAIASCRRWFDRKHQQCVRRIWVPLFRDLLCLPMKFKFFCSIAKVTEVWCRRRIPVEGNFGQTYDSLNQSVHDLDGDFSATIELKEEKQAAVVGANTSWEHVSTELRDYVRQQEARLQWTLGLLHVLFSCTFLLVLHASFSYMDSYNRDIRFDNIYISTYFCQIDERRKQLGKRTLLPLRKAEEKTVIFPCDPSVQASEMRNLVRELVETVPVLLLLLLLCGLDWALYSMFDTIRHHSFLQYSFRSSHKLEVKVGGRSMLARLLRKTIGALNTSSETVMESNNMPCLPQPLSLDAWAYVRAALPIGLLLCLCLLQAFAYRLRRVIAAFYFPKREKKRVLFLYNELLRKRAAFTQLRRAAILRRAREQKAPRPRLTDVLHRRCPLARRWLRRRCVVCQAPETPAAYVCPTPDCAAVYCRPCWDDVRRRCPACTPREELSSSAYSDSNDDATYAE from the exons ATGGCCATCACACTTCATCAGAATGgagcaaagggggaaagaaggaagctcCCCCACACCA cggtGCAGAAACTCCTGAGCTGGGGGCTGCCTGTCCCCTGCAGCCGTTTCCTGCAGCGACAGCCACGCACGTTTCCCGTTGCCGCCTTCCTGCTGGGCGCAAGCACCGGAGGGCTCCTGGCCATGG GTCTGTTTCAGCTCCTGGTGAACCCCATGGACATCTACGAGGGTCAGAAGATGGTGGCGTTGTACGGTGTGGTAG GCTTGGGAGCTGTGGGCTGGGGGACCTCCCCTCACATCCGCTGTGCCAGCCTCCTGTTAGTGCCCAAGATGCTGGGCAAAGAGGGCCGGCTCTTCGTGCTGGGGTACGCCTTGGCGGCCATCTACGAGG GACCCGTGGCCAACCTGCGCTACAACCTCAATGAGGTGGTCGCGTCGCTGGGCTGCACCGTGGAGCTGCAGGTCAACAACACCCGGGCGGCCTGGCGCGTCTCCACGGCCCCGCTGCGTGCAGTGTTCAAGGACCTGCTG ggcagcaaAAATTCACTGCGAGCCGGGACTCAGAACATCTCCAAGTCCTTCGAGGAGCTGGATGCCCAGGTGAAGAGTGACGCGGGGTTTGTGCCCGAGGATGCACCGGGCTCTGACCCCACGGCCCGCAGGCGGGCGAGCCAGCGAGCCCTTCCTCCCCGGCGGCGCTCACTGTCCACCCAGAAGATGTATGAGCTCAAGACCAAGCTGCGCTGCTCCT ACGTGGTGGACCAGGCCATTGCCAGCTGCCGCCGCTGGTTTGACCGGAAGCACCAGCAGTGCGTGCGGCGCATCTGGGTCCCGCTGTTCCGggacctgctctgcctgcctatgAAGTTCAAGTTCTTCTGCAGCATCGCCAAGG TGACGGAGGTTTGGTGTCGCCGCCGAATCCCCGTGGAGGGCAACTTCGGGCAGACCTACGACTCTCTCAACCAGTCTGTTCACGACCTGGACGGCGACTTCTCAGCCACTATTGAGCTCAAG gaggagaagcaggccgcGGTGGTGGGCGCCAACACCAGCTGGGAGCATGTGAGCACGGAGCTGCGGGACTACGTCCGCCAGCAGGAGGCCCGGCTGCAGTGGACGCTGGGGCTGCTGCACGTGCTCTTCTCCTGCACCTTCCTGCTGGTCCTACACGC GTCCTTCTCCTACATGGACAGTTACAACCGCGACATTCGCTTTGACAACATCTACATTAGCACCTACTTCTGCCAGATCGACGAGCGCAGGAAGCAGCTG GGCAAACGGACGCTGCTACCACTCCGCAAAGCCGAGGAGAAAACTGTCATCTTCCCCTGCGATCCCTCCGTGCAGGCCTCGGAAATGAGAAACCTGGTGAG GGAGCTGGTGGAGACGGTGCctgttctgctgctgctgctgctgctgtgcgGCCTGGACTGGGCCCTCTACTCCATGTTTGACACCATCCGCCACCACTCCTTCCTGCAGTACTCCTTCCGCA GCAGCCACAAACTGGAGGTGAAAGTCGGGGGGCGCTCCATGCTGGCCCGGCTGCTTCGGAAGACCATCGGAGCCCTGAACACGTCCTCGGAGACAGTGATGGAGTCAAACAACATGC cctgcctgccccagcccctgagcCTGGACGCCTGGGCTTACGTGAGAGCGGCGCTCCCCATCGGCCTGCTGCTGTGTCTCTGCCTGCTCCAAGCCTTTGCCTACAGGCTCCGGAGGGTCATCGCCGCCTTCTACTTCCCCAAG CGGGAGAAGAAGCGGGTCCTGTTCCTCTACAACGAGCTCCTGAGGAAGAGGGCAGCGTTTACGCAGCTGAGGAGGGCTGCCATCCTGAGGCGGGCGCGAGAGCAGAAGGCTCCG CGCCCCCGCCTGACCGACGTCCTGCACCGCCGCTGCCCGCTCGCGCGCCGCTGGCTGCGCCGCCGCTGCGTCGTGTGCCAGGCGCCCGAGACGCCCGCGGCCTACGTGTGCCCGACGCCGGACTGCGCGGCCGTGTACTGCCGGCCGTGCTGGGACGACGTGCGGCGCCGGTGCCCGGCCTGCACCCCGCGCGAGGAGCTCTCGTCCTCCGCCTACAGCGACAGCAACGACGACGCCACCTACGCCGAGTGA
- the DCST2 gene encoding DC-STAMP domain-containing protein 2 isoform X1, whose translation MPRLAKDRVLPLGTEEPSVARAVVRSLGGFSLGMSLATAYGLLQLLVEGHSPWGCLVGTLTLAAFLSLGMGFSRQVRVTVLLLLPQAFSRQGRTLLLVAAFGLVLQGPCANTLRNFTQASEAVACGAELALNQTAQALEQARQPLVSALNKIKAIAQKAKEVADRVRKFFRSIMDGVKHVARVLRNVWYWLLHIGDVCNAELGNPYLKCARVFDDAKDRCMHVVPWAYHLCYVLMPFKLALCGLASVVQVFCVIPKYIQPFLRKTLGTPVRNLINRVRQEFEFNVTAAHHFSVDLNASRSLSQVALDLHEAVSLKLHGVREALALMGYTTPLLLSLLYLQALFYRYCYLNWVSYDNVYITSRFLRMEAIRSEAGLPTVLPLSAHEARRYIQPGSIFLSGWEQMFYALAVLSLARHLLLVLALVFLDYAVFWVLDLARYQLQGEIVARKCAVLGPVLVSITVEGTGYTGRIYRDLVSAFDVLQQRNISILSRHCLLRPSEPDATGYIVIGILYGLSFFVTLFGNYVSRLRRAICASYYPSREQERISYLYNLLLSHRTNLPATVHRAARRRAADQGHASVLQKLSRRCYFLGPVLSHFWTLQDYCLGCGQPHDPEDTENFVSCSTPGCRGLFCPTCFRLLDNTCSVCAAPLSQLGGLDLELDSSDEEGPRLWLAAARRKDPEQERFLRHQLQEALGRTLASESSSEVSDLDEEKGPPQRTHS comes from the exons ATGCCCAGACTCGCGAAGGACCGTGTGCTCCCCTTGGGGACGGAGGAGCCAAGCGTGGCGCGGGCCGTGGTCCGAAGCTTGGGGGGGTTTAGCCTGGGCATGTCCCTGGCCACGGCCTATGGGCTCCTGCAGCTGCTAGTGGAAGGACACAGCCCCTGGGGCTGCCTGGTGGGCACCCTCACTCTGGCTGCCTTCCTCAGCCTGGGCATGGGGTTCTCGCGCCAGGTCCGGGTCACAgtcctcctgctgctgccccaggCCTTCTCCA GGCAGGGCCGGACGCTGCTGCTGGTGGCCGCCTTCGGGCTGGTGCTGCAGGGACCCTGCGCCAACACACTGCGAAACTTCACCCAAGCCAGCGAGGCCGTGGCCTGCGGGGCCGAGCTGGCCTTGAACCAGACCGCCCAGGCGTTGGAGCAGGCCAGGCAGCCCCTTGTCA gtgccctgaacaaGATTAAAGCCATTGCCCAGAAAGCCAAAGAGGTGGCTGACCGGGTCCGCAAGTTCTTCCGGTCCATCATGGACGGCGTGAAGCACGTGG CTAGGGTCCTGCGCAACGTGTGGTACTGGCTCCTGCACATCGGCGACGTGTGCAACGCCGAGCTGGGCAACCCCTACCTCAAGTGTGCGCGGGTCTTCGACGACGCCAAGGACCGCTGCATGCACGTCGTCCCCTGGGCCTACCACCTGTGCTACGTGCTCATGCCCTTCAAGCTCGCGCTGTGCGGACTGGCCAGTG TGGTGCAGGTGTTCTGCGTTATCCCCAAGTACATCCAGCCCTTCTTGCGCAAGACCCTTGGCACCC CTGTGAGGAACCTAATTAACCGGGTGCGTCAGGAGTTCGAGTTCAATGTGACGGCCGCCCACCACTTCTCCGTGGACCTCAACGCCTCTCGGAGCCTGTCACAGGTGGCCCTGGACCTCCATGAAGCCGTCAGCCTGAAGCTGCACGGTGTCCGAGAGGCCCTGGCCCTGATGGGCTACACCACGCCTCTGCTGCTTTCACTCCTCTACCTCCA AGCTCTGTTCTACCGGTACTGTTACTTGAACTGGGTCAGTTATGACAACGTGTACATCACCAGCCGGTTCCTACGCATGGAGGCCATCCGCTCTGAGGCGGGGCTGCCCACGGTGCTGCCCCTCAGCGCCCATGAAGCCAGACGCTATATCCAGCCTG GTTCCATCTTCCTGTCCGGGTGGGAGCAGATGTTCTACGCCCTGGCCGTCCTCAGCCTCGCCCGGCACCTCCTCCTCGTGCTGGCCCTAGTCTTCCTGGACTACGCCGTCTTCTGGGTGCTCGACCTGGCCCGGTACCAGTTGCAGGGGGAGATCGTGGCCCGCA AGTGCGCTGTGCTAGGCCCCGTGCTAGTGTCCATAACCGTGGAAGGCACTGGCTACACCGGGAGGATTTACCGGGACCTGGTGTCGGCGTTCGACGTCTTGCAGCAACGCAACATCAGCATCTTGTCCCGGCACTGCCTCCTGAGGCCCTCGGAGCCAGATGCCACCGGGTACATCGTCATCG GCATTCTGTACGGCCTGAGTTTCTTCGTCACGCTATTCGGCAACTATGTCAGCAGGCTGCGGCGGGCCATCTGCGCCTCCTACTATCCCTCGCGGGAGCAG GAGAGGATCTCCTACCTCTACAACCTACTTCTGAGCCACCGAACGAATCTGCCAGCGACCGTGCACCGAGCAGCGAGACGGCGTGCGGCTGACCAGGGCCACGCAAGTGTCCTCCAGAAGCTGTCCAGGCG GTGCTACTTtctgggccctgtgctcagccaCTTCTGGACACTCCAGGATTATTGCCTGGGCTGCGGGCAGCCCCACGACCCCGAGGACACGGAGAACTTTGTGTCCTGCAGCACCCCAGGCTGCCGAG GTCTCTTCTGCCCCACCTGCTTCCGCCTCCTGGACAACACCTGCTCCGTGTGTGCGGCGCCCCTCTCCCAGCTGGGGGGCCTGGACCTGGAGCT GGACTCCAGTGATGAGGAGGGCCCCC
- the DCST2 gene encoding DC-STAMP domain-containing protein 2 isoform X2 yields the protein MPRLAKDRVLPLGTEEPSVARAVVRSLGGFSLGMSLATAYGLLQLLVEGHSPWGCLVGTLTLAAFLSLGMGFSRQVRVTVLLLLPQAFSRQGRTLLLVAAFGLVLQGPCANTLRNFTQASEAVACGAELALNQTAQALEQARQPLVSALNKIKAIAQKAKEVADRVRKFFRSIMDGVKHVARVLRNVWYWLLHIGDVCNAELGNPYLKCARVFDDAKDRCMHVVPWAYHLCYVLMPFKLALCGLASVVQVFCVIPKYIQPFLRKTLGTPVRNLINRVRQEFEFNVTAAHHFSVDLNASRSLSQVALDLHEAVSLKLHGVREALALMGYTTPLLLSLLYLQALFYRYCYLNWVSYDNVYITSRFLRMEAIRSEAGLPTVLPLSAHEARRYIQPGSIFLSGWEQMFYALAVLSLARHLLLVLALVFLDYAVFWVLDLARYQLQGEIVARSPVLVSITVEGTGYTGRIYRDLVSAFDVLQQRNISILSRHCLLRPSEPDATGYIVIGILYGLSFFVTLFGNYVSRLRRAICASYYPSREQERISYLYNLLLSHRTNLPATVHRAARRRAADQGHASVLQKLSRRCYFLGPVLSHFWTLQDYCLGCGQPHDPEDTENFVSCSTPGCRGLFCPTCFRLLDNTCSVCAAPLSQLGGLDLELDSSDEEGPRLWLAAARRKDPEQERFLRHQLQEALGRTLASESSSEVSDLDEEKGPPQRTHS from the exons ATGCCCAGACTCGCGAAGGACCGTGTGCTCCCCTTGGGGACGGAGGAGCCAAGCGTGGCGCGGGCCGTGGTCCGAAGCTTGGGGGGGTTTAGCCTGGGCATGTCCCTGGCCACGGCCTATGGGCTCCTGCAGCTGCTAGTGGAAGGACACAGCCCCTGGGGCTGCCTGGTGGGCACCCTCACTCTGGCTGCCTTCCTCAGCCTGGGCATGGGGTTCTCGCGCCAGGTCCGGGTCACAgtcctcctgctgctgccccaggCCTTCTCCA GGCAGGGCCGGACGCTGCTGCTGGTGGCCGCCTTCGGGCTGGTGCTGCAGGGACCCTGCGCCAACACACTGCGAAACTTCACCCAAGCCAGCGAGGCCGTGGCCTGCGGGGCCGAGCTGGCCTTGAACCAGACCGCCCAGGCGTTGGAGCAGGCCAGGCAGCCCCTTGTCA gtgccctgaacaaGATTAAAGCCATTGCCCAGAAAGCCAAAGAGGTGGCTGACCGGGTCCGCAAGTTCTTCCGGTCCATCATGGACGGCGTGAAGCACGTGG CTAGGGTCCTGCGCAACGTGTGGTACTGGCTCCTGCACATCGGCGACGTGTGCAACGCCGAGCTGGGCAACCCCTACCTCAAGTGTGCGCGGGTCTTCGACGACGCCAAGGACCGCTGCATGCACGTCGTCCCCTGGGCCTACCACCTGTGCTACGTGCTCATGCCCTTCAAGCTCGCGCTGTGCGGACTGGCCAGTG TGGTGCAGGTGTTCTGCGTTATCCCCAAGTACATCCAGCCCTTCTTGCGCAAGACCCTTGGCACCC CTGTGAGGAACCTAATTAACCGGGTGCGTCAGGAGTTCGAGTTCAATGTGACGGCCGCCCACCACTTCTCCGTGGACCTCAACGCCTCTCGGAGCCTGTCACAGGTGGCCCTGGACCTCCATGAAGCCGTCAGCCTGAAGCTGCACGGTGTCCGAGAGGCCCTGGCCCTGATGGGCTACACCACGCCTCTGCTGCTTTCACTCCTCTACCTCCA AGCTCTGTTCTACCGGTACTGTTACTTGAACTGGGTCAGTTATGACAACGTGTACATCACCAGCCGGTTCCTACGCATGGAGGCCATCCGCTCTGAGGCGGGGCTGCCCACGGTGCTGCCCCTCAGCGCCCATGAAGCCAGACGCTATATCCAGCCTG GTTCCATCTTCCTGTCCGGGTGGGAGCAGATGTTCTACGCCCTGGCCGTCCTCAGCCTCGCCCGGCACCTCCTCCTCGTGCTGGCCCTAGTCTTCCTGGACTACGCCGTCTTCTGGGTGCTCGACCTGGCCCGGTACCAGTTGCAGGGGGAGATCGTGGCCCGCA GCCCCGTGCTAGTGTCCATAACCGTGGAAGGCACTGGCTACACCGGGAGGATTTACCGGGACCTGGTGTCGGCGTTCGACGTCTTGCAGCAACGCAACATCAGCATCTTGTCCCGGCACTGCCTCCTGAGGCCCTCGGAGCCAGATGCCACCGGGTACATCGTCATCG GCATTCTGTACGGCCTGAGTTTCTTCGTCACGCTATTCGGCAACTATGTCAGCAGGCTGCGGCGGGCCATCTGCGCCTCCTACTATCCCTCGCGGGAGCAG GAGAGGATCTCCTACCTCTACAACCTACTTCTGAGCCACCGAACGAATCTGCCAGCGACCGTGCACCGAGCAGCGAGACGGCGTGCGGCTGACCAGGGCCACGCAAGTGTCCTCCAGAAGCTGTCCAGGCG GTGCTACTTtctgggccctgtgctcagccaCTTCTGGACACTCCAGGATTATTGCCTGGGCTGCGGGCAGCCCCACGACCCCGAGGACACGGAGAACTTTGTGTCCTGCAGCACCCCAGGCTGCCGAG GTCTCTTCTGCCCCACCTGCTTCCGCCTCCTGGACAACACCTGCTCCGTGTGTGCGGCGCCCCTCTCCCAGCTGGGGGGCCTGGACCTGGAGCT GGACTCCAGTGATGAGGAGGGCCCCC
- the DCST2 gene encoding DC-STAMP domain-containing protein 2 isoform X3 translates to MPRLAKDRVLPLGTEEPSVARAVVRSLGGFSLGMSLATAYGLLQLLVEGHSPWGCLVGTLTLAAFLSLGMGFSRQVRVTVLLLLPQAFSRQGRTLLLVAAFGLVLQGPCANTLRNFTQASEAVACGAELALNQTAQALEQARQPLVSALNKIKAIAQKAKEVADRVRKFFRSIMDGVKHVARVLRNVWYWLLHIGDVCNAELGNPYLKCARVFDDAKDRCMHVVPWAYHLCYVLMPFKLALCGLASAVRNLINRVRQEFEFNVTAAHHFSVDLNASRSLSQVALDLHEAVSLKLHGVREALALMGYTTPLLLSLLYLQALFYRYCYLNWVSYDNVYITSRFLRMEAIRSEAGLPTVLPLSAHEARRYIQPGSIFLSGWEQMFYALAVLSLARHLLLVLALVFLDYAVFWVLDLARYQLQGEIVARKCAVLGPVLVSITVEGTGYTGRIYRDLVSAFDVLQQRNISILSRHCLLRPSEPDATGYIVIGILYGLSFFVTLFGNYVSRLRRAICASYYPSREQERISYLYNLLLSHRTNLPATVHRAARRRAADQGHASVLQKLSRRCYFLGPVLSHFWTLQDYCLGCGQPHDPEDTENFVSCSTPGCRGLFCPTCFRLLDNTCSVCAAPLSQLGGLDLELDSSDEEGPRLWLAAARRKDPEQERFLRHQLQEALGRTLASESSSEVSDLDEEKGPPQRTHS, encoded by the exons ATGCCCAGACTCGCGAAGGACCGTGTGCTCCCCTTGGGGACGGAGGAGCCAAGCGTGGCGCGGGCCGTGGTCCGAAGCTTGGGGGGGTTTAGCCTGGGCATGTCCCTGGCCACGGCCTATGGGCTCCTGCAGCTGCTAGTGGAAGGACACAGCCCCTGGGGCTGCCTGGTGGGCACCCTCACTCTGGCTGCCTTCCTCAGCCTGGGCATGGGGTTCTCGCGCCAGGTCCGGGTCACAgtcctcctgctgctgccccaggCCTTCTCCA GGCAGGGCCGGACGCTGCTGCTGGTGGCCGCCTTCGGGCTGGTGCTGCAGGGACCCTGCGCCAACACACTGCGAAACTTCACCCAAGCCAGCGAGGCCGTGGCCTGCGGGGCCGAGCTGGCCTTGAACCAGACCGCCCAGGCGTTGGAGCAGGCCAGGCAGCCCCTTGTCA gtgccctgaacaaGATTAAAGCCATTGCCCAGAAAGCCAAAGAGGTGGCTGACCGGGTCCGCAAGTTCTTCCGGTCCATCATGGACGGCGTGAAGCACGTGG CTAGGGTCCTGCGCAACGTGTGGTACTGGCTCCTGCACATCGGCGACGTGTGCAACGCCGAGCTGGGCAACCCCTACCTCAAGTGTGCGCGGGTCTTCGACGACGCCAAGGACCGCTGCATGCACGTCGTCCCCTGGGCCTACCACCTGTGCTACGTGCTCATGCCCTTCAAGCTCGCGCTGTGCGGACTGGCCAGTG CTGTGAGGAACCTAATTAACCGGGTGCGTCAGGAGTTCGAGTTCAATGTGACGGCCGCCCACCACTTCTCCGTGGACCTCAACGCCTCTCGGAGCCTGTCACAGGTGGCCCTGGACCTCCATGAAGCCGTCAGCCTGAAGCTGCACGGTGTCCGAGAGGCCCTGGCCCTGATGGGCTACACCACGCCTCTGCTGCTTTCACTCCTCTACCTCCA AGCTCTGTTCTACCGGTACTGTTACTTGAACTGGGTCAGTTATGACAACGTGTACATCACCAGCCGGTTCCTACGCATGGAGGCCATCCGCTCTGAGGCGGGGCTGCCCACGGTGCTGCCCCTCAGCGCCCATGAAGCCAGACGCTATATCCAGCCTG GTTCCATCTTCCTGTCCGGGTGGGAGCAGATGTTCTACGCCCTGGCCGTCCTCAGCCTCGCCCGGCACCTCCTCCTCGTGCTGGCCCTAGTCTTCCTGGACTACGCCGTCTTCTGGGTGCTCGACCTGGCCCGGTACCAGTTGCAGGGGGAGATCGTGGCCCGCA AGTGCGCTGTGCTAGGCCCCGTGCTAGTGTCCATAACCGTGGAAGGCACTGGCTACACCGGGAGGATTTACCGGGACCTGGTGTCGGCGTTCGACGTCTTGCAGCAACGCAACATCAGCATCTTGTCCCGGCACTGCCTCCTGAGGCCCTCGGAGCCAGATGCCACCGGGTACATCGTCATCG GCATTCTGTACGGCCTGAGTTTCTTCGTCACGCTATTCGGCAACTATGTCAGCAGGCTGCGGCGGGCCATCTGCGCCTCCTACTATCCCTCGCGGGAGCAG GAGAGGATCTCCTACCTCTACAACCTACTTCTGAGCCACCGAACGAATCTGCCAGCGACCGTGCACCGAGCAGCGAGACGGCGTGCGGCTGACCAGGGCCACGCAAGTGTCCTCCAGAAGCTGTCCAGGCG GTGCTACTTtctgggccctgtgctcagccaCTTCTGGACACTCCAGGATTATTGCCTGGGCTGCGGGCAGCCCCACGACCCCGAGGACACGGAGAACTTTGTGTCCTGCAGCACCCCAGGCTGCCGAG GTCTCTTCTGCCCCACCTGCTTCCGCCTCCTGGACAACACCTGCTCCGTGTGTGCGGCGCCCCTCTCCCAGCTGGGGGGCCTGGACCTGGAGCT GGACTCCAGTGATGAGGAGGGCCCCC